The genomic region TATTCTTCAGCCATTTAACAGCAATCCTCATATGTTTCTCGGAACCCGTCTCAACCCAATCCTCAAGTGAAGTAAAAGGTACTCTATAATAGACATCAAACCCCCTATGATAACCTATACCATACATGCACCACCAATGACCACTATTACACATTCCAACAGTCCTATAGCCTAGAGACTTTAAAATCTCGGTCAAAGTATATTTTTCACGCTGGAAATATGTATGACTCTGACCGACACCATGGCCATAAATATATCTTCCAGTAAATATAGATGCATGGGAAGGCAGAGTCCAAGACCCTGGAGAAATACATCTCGTAAAAACCATACCTTCACGCGCTATCCTATCAATATTAGGAGTAGTATTCTTCAAATATCCATAACAATGCATATTAGAGGCTCGCTGAACATCCATTATTATAAGAATAATATTAGGTCTTAAACTCATATACCCTAATATTATCAACTAATTATTTAACTTTATCTATCCTTCAGCCAACATGTAGCTCTAATAAAGTTAATCGATGTTCTCCCTATCCTCCCTAATATTTTTTAAAATCCTATCAATATCTATCTTATCAAGAATATCACTTATCTCCTCAAGCCTATATTTAAGTCTCTCAAGCCTACGCCTCCTAACCTCATCCTCCAAAGCCTTCCTTAAAACCCTAGAAATATTTATCCCCAACCTCTCAGCCTCCTCCCTCAACTCCCTCCTCACCTTAGTTGAAAACCTCATATGTCTACTAAAATGTAGTAACAAAATAGTATATAAATTTACTAGATAAGTATAATCTAATTCATTGGAATAGGCTTCTAGGACGTAGCTGATAACTCCCTTAAGATATCTTCCCCCACTTTACGCTGAACATATTTTAAAATATAGTTTAGATTCTTATGTTGAGTTATACTTGCTATCGCTTGAACAGAATAACCCTTCTCCCCTAAATAACGTATAAATGCATACCTCAAACTATGAGTATTTATCCCATACCTATATTTACAATACATCCTAACACTATCCCTATTAACAAATGGAATAATCAATCTAACCAACCCCAATAAATATTCATCTATAAAACTAGGAATAACTATTAAACGCATATTATCCCTCTGCCTCCTAA from Candidatus Desulfofervidus auxilii harbors:
- a CDS encoding integrase, with protein sequence MDWDMSVDFIEMRDRFLGDLRKLRGGGLTYRRLKEICYTVILLVQLLNGCRISEAIEGVRKAVNQNKNEVYVRVRRQRDNMRLIVIPSFIDEYLLGLVRLIIPFVNRDSVRMYCKYRYGINTHSLRYAFIRYLGEKGYSVQAIASITQHKNLNYILKYVQRKVGEDILRELSATS
- a CDS encoding type II toxin-antitoxin system CcdA family antitoxin, coding for MRFSTKVRRELREEAERLGINISRVLRKALEDEVRRRRLERLKYRLEEISDILDKIDIDRILKNIREDRENID